Sequence from the Magallana gigas chromosome 4, xbMagGiga1.1, whole genome shotgun sequence genome:
CTGAATGTGGTGGATGGTAGGTGTCAGACAgaaaatctgtatattaaattaTGTACTCAAGTTTTAGTTCATGTTAACTGCACATTGCCTGTTacagtaaatgtacatgtatatgtatgtgtttGTTACTCAGAataaaaattctatttaaaagATGTCCATATAAAGTCTACTtggtttaatattttattatgtaaggATCAGAGGATCATCCTCTTTTTCAATATTGTTATATTGATATCTTATAAAACAGACCTACAGACCAAGCTAGAGATCAGCAAACACAAGAGTGACCAGCAGGCTCGAGCCCTGGTGGAGAAAGAGAGGGATGCTGTCCGTAGGGTGCAGGCCGCCAGGGAGGAGGAGTTTGTCAAACTGACCAAAGTCGAGAGTGAAAAGTAAGTCAACAGTGCTATGTTTATGTTAGCTGTCtaactgacaaaaaaaaatagaccaTGATTATTGATAATTATCATAATAGAACTGATTAGAGATGGAGAGATAAGGATGGCAACTGTGGCTATGTAAGCTATCAATCATATACTATTTTAAGTTAACTGACAAAGTCAAGAGCACAAAGTAGAGTCAACAGTAGTGATGTTGGACCAAATAtagatagtacatgtacatgaatatttacTCTGTAAAATATGTGCcgcatacatgtatgcataaatatataacTTTGAATTTTACTGGTATGTTTTTACTTATGAGAAACATTCCTTATTATATGATGAATGCTATATACCAtatttgtacataaaaaaatttttatttaaaggcTGGCTTTGGAGACCAAACTGCAGGAAATGGACAGGCGGAAGATTGATCAAGAAGCATACAAACATGCAGAGAAAGAGAAAATGGAGGATCGAATCCGAGCAACAAATGACGCAAAGGAAGCGGCAGAGCGTGAACTTCTAGTCCTAAAGTAGGTCAAGGTTATGCAAATTATTATGTAGCTGGTACATTTTCAGAATAATGCTAATTCTATAATGTTTTTATATGTACtgtgtatattattatatttgatatatatatttattattgcaGAAGCAAAGTTGATCATCATAACTCTCTACAGAACCAGTTAGAACGTGAACGCAGTGAAAACTCAgacttaaaaagtaaaatttcgAGATTAGAAACTGAAGTTAATGCATACCTCGGAAATGAACATGATATGACGGATGATAATTTACGTCTGAGAAATCAAGTAGAGTTACTAAAGGAGGAAATCAAACTGACCAAGTCTCAGTTAAAGAAAGTGCAGGACAATCATGACATTATCTTGATGCAGCAAAAATCAGCATTCACTGAGGAGAAAGCCCAAGTGGACCATAGGCTACAGGAGTTACATGGACAGCTGAAGGAACTGCATGGGAAGTACCAGAGGGCGCTCACAGCCTATAAAAAGGTAGGCGGTCTTTTTCATGGTTGGACACTTGTCTGAAGTTATTATTTGAATCTGTTGTTTGCTTTTAGCCTGGACTAgttaaaaagttttcaaaataactGTCATTATCTTTTAAACAACATTATTGCATTTAATCTGACAGAGTCTGTTATTCCTGTTAGAGatttaaaatctgatttttcACAAATAATTGTTGGCGTTAGTGATTCTCttcctaatacatgtaatagaaatGTGGATCCATAACTGGATTGAGATATTTGGTGTTGATTAACACCTGGTCTTTGTAATTCTAAGATTTACCAGACCTGCCAGCTTGTTTAAAATGTCAgttaatttttacttttcagTACAAGAAGAAAAGTATACATGTGGTGGAAAGATTAAAAGACAAAGTAGAAATTTTGGAAGCCAAGAATGTAGAAATTGAATTAGAAAAGAAGGCTCTACAGTGAGTGAATTTTGATACCATCAATTAACCATTCAATTATTAATCCATTTGATACTCAACATTGACAATACAACCATTTTGCATTTAACTGCCACTGATTAAtggtaattgattttaaaatggtgTTATCTCTGACCTTCACAGAGCCTGTGTACCTCAGGATATGTATAGCAAGCTGAAGAAACAGTGGAAGGACCTACAAAGGCGCCACAATGAGTATAAGAAGGTCCTTCTGTCCAGCGTATTCCCCGTCACCATCGGAGACATGTCCTTCGCCAACGTCACAATGCCGGCAGATCTGACCTTCCTACCGGGCAACATCAGCTACACTGAACAGGTACGCACAACAAAGGTGTTCAAGGGCTAGCTTAGTGTTGATAGTTTTAATAGAAGAACACAGCAGTCTTTCATTTTCATGTTGTTGATTGTTAATTCAaataatcttaatatatttgtacatgtagtagacTCATAATACTCTCTTATGTTTGTTATTGATTGAAGGACAAATTCATGTAGtatcattttgttgttttatatttgacttttcCCCCCGACTGTTACAGCATTAGTAAAACATGACTCCATCATAGCTAGAGGTACAGTAGTTTCTTGGTATTTATAGTTGTACTCAGGAAAGTCCTCGCTTACCCTTCAGCAAATTCCCCCCAAAATTGATAATCACTGCCTGCTGTTTTCTTTCGCATGAAGATGTTGTCATTTTTGGCTGGGCAAGCTTCAGATTTTCCTGTGCATTGGTTATCAAAAGTAGAACAAAGATTAATCAAATATTCACAGATTGCAAGtagatttaaaagaaatactaaTGATAGAATAcagcatttaaaaataaatcaaactttggACACTATGTTACgtactaaaaaaaaagataaatataacCGTGCACACTGTACTTAGTTTAACAACTTAAGTTTTGGATTTATACTGGCATATTATTTCATTCACTCAACATAATTGATTGTATATACAATAATTCAAAAAGGTCACTTTAAATTCCGCTAGTTAGGAATGTTGCTTAATCTTGCTCCGACTTTGATCTCTGTGTTGTATACTTGTTGTACTGTTACTGTcttccatgttacatgtatgtctttttgttcattatttatttttgtcttttacTTGGGcttgtttatataaatgtattgagCTACCTACTCTTGCATTTTTATCTTGATGTGATATTTATTGGAAAATGGAAAATACTGAAGATtaactttgatatatttaaacattctCTAATAATGTAACAATAAATACAGCCTACATTTGTTTGTTATACAAtagtcatgtacatgtagattaacttttgaaaatttttgtgtATGCAAATTATTGCATTACAAAGAAAATTATCTGTTTAATTCACATGCACTAGTTTTTGCTTCGGAAGTGTACACCAATAGTACAATAATTATAATACTATTTGGTAAACTGTATAGCAGATACAAGTGGATGTAGATTATTTACTATACCAAGGTATACAGAATGATCAGAACAACCATTAGAGATAAATTTTATGTGTTTGTAGGAGAGAAAGCATCAGGAGGACTTGCGACTTCTAAAGCAGAGGCTTGACCGGGTGGACGACAACCAGCGGAAACAGTTGGATGAGCTGCAGGAGATCGCCAGCAGCACCTTCCGTGGGACGTTCCCGGACCTGGACGAGAAGATCGGGGAGCGGATCGTAGAGGAGAAGATTGTGGAGACAGAGACTGTGATAGAACATGAGAGGATTGTGAAAGATGTCAGTGTGGAGGAACATTTGGAGGAAAGCATGGAAAAAGCCGACCCGGAGAAGTCCAGTTGATGACGGGGTCAGGGGTCGTCAGTCTAATTCATACTCAGTTACTGCTGTAACAGTGTCATGGTTGTATTAACGCAGGAAACAAGGCTTGTAACACATCACATGTATGCCAGTGCTATAATTACAATGGTGAAattgattttcataatttactcCTCAGTGAAAGGAAATTTTTTAATCTGGACAagatttaaaatgtcttaatcATCAATTGTCACTCCATGCCTTGGTTGGCAGTCATTAAGGAGATGGTACATGTGTTTAATATTCCTGCCATTTGATAATTACAGGCCACCTGATTacaaatgttatatttatacCAGTAACTCTCTTCTCTAGCTGTGATATGGACCTAGTGGATATTTTCtcttgatatatacatgtattcatgccagttattttttgttatttgataCTGAGCTCTTCTTTATCTCCCTGTGCCTTGATGTAGACTAAGCTAACAACCAGTAGGTGGATAATGTAGCAGCAACGAGGTgctttgatgcatgttgtaatTAGCACTGGATGAAACATTCAGCTGATCTGTAGTGGTACAATTTCTATAATGTGTAGTTCAGtagttttcatttatatttttatacaagtcATATATCTGTAAAGTAATGTTAATTCTATCTTTATACATTTTACACAAATTTCAACTTATTCATCCCTCATAAAGAACTGTTGTTTCTGGTACATGGAGATTGCGAGTTCAGTAGATTTGTTGTTGTCTGATATTTTATTACgagaataaattatttatgatgATCTATCTCTGTTTTCTATTACATGCTTGTAAAGCCATTGATAAAATGCTGCATCATAATATTAAGATGTTCAGAACATGATTTGTCTGTGTGAAAAATGAACTATTTTTGCACAGGCATATTTTATAACTAAATTGGCAGATAATATTTTTCACATCAAAGAATGCCTGTCAAGATGGAGCATGTTGATAACTTCAAATTTCTCAGTGGGTAGGTAGAGTTATGTAAGATTGTCATGGTACATCTACCTCTAATGAATCCCATTTTAAAACCATCCGCTGGTTACGAGATAAAATGGGgtgaaaattgaaaacatttacaTACAGAGACACACGATTGGTCTaaacataagtacatgtacaagtagtcttttgcaaaaatttaaagcaccaaataattttttaatgtcatcagatttgcaaaaaataaaatggtcaGTTCAGTCATTGTGTCTCAATGGAGTATGTGTTACTCATTACTGTCCAAATATAAACAACTATAaataagcatttttaaaattttatttattgattgcACAATCCCATATCTACGACTCAGCAGTTACAAACATGGCCCTCTAAAAGCAGAAACACCAGAGGCATGTTCAGCTAATTGGGTGCACAAGGGTGCTCACTAAAATTCCAAGCACTTGCTGAACATGTCTCTGTTACAGATGAATATTTTTTCACAGCTGAAAAGACTTTAAAAATATAGGTAATTCCATCCCTCAAAGACATTcatcatttcaaatttgttgAATGTTAGCGGAAGGTATTCTGTCTTTTAGCTACATGCATCGCAACAAATCCTTTTTCAATCTTTGATTTAAGACATATAACTaccagtatttgtattttgaggACTAGCCCTCTATTGTCTTGTCCTCTGACTTAGACATATAATGAccaatatttgtatttaaaggACAAGTCCTTTACTGTCTTGTCCTCTGACTTAGACATATGaccagtatttgtattttgaggCCTGGCACTTTTTTGTTTGGTTCCTATGACTTAGACATACACACGTAAGTACTAGTATTTACATTACCGGTACAAGGATTAGTCCTCCATCATCtggtatttgtattttgattacCAGCCCACCTTTTGGTCCTCTGAATTAAACATTTAACAACCAGTATATGTATTTGAGGACTAGCCTTCTATCGTCTGGTCCTCCGACTGATCTGAGTCTGACTCACTGTCCCCAAACGTGTCCTCAGTGAGTCCAAACTCCCGTGATCTGGCAACAGCCATGGCTGCCAGATTGGAGGAAAATT
This genomic interval carries:
- the LOC105327437 gene encoding centrosomal protein of 83 kDa isoform X2 gives rise to the protein MASTSFQGSSGRNVTGLPPVAPNLASSLPQLTSETELQKLLADERMRSQMHKTNYEQLKEEHKRLQDEFGHLEEEIKRTVEESKIVQEKYKTMYEQARRELGEKSAQLEEIRTSVVTPQRLEIIRTQATEEISKMYKERFHKQEQEVEEYRMLCNQLKHTLAFTQSEYETQKAEYQRIVEEYKLSAEAEVTNLRKERETTITKVREESSQDAERVRILQKENAQLLLKLKTLTLELEEIHAQREKQGFETDNITRVQGKQITELSATIKSLETERESLRHQLDQLQRDLALTGDTHNKLTGQIHDLEKENAICRGKVEEITHKNKVDLTNLKMEMLKQRGELERERDKLLNVVDDLQTKLEISKHKSDQQARALVEKERDAVRRVQAAREEEFVKLTKVESEKLALETKLQEMDRRKIDQEAYKHAEKEKMEDRIRATNDAKEAAERELLVLKSKVDHHNSLQNQLERERSENSDLKSKISRLETEVNAYLGNEHDMTDDNLRLRNQVELLKEEIKLTKSQLKKVQDNHDIILMQQKSAFTEEKAQVDHRLQELHGQLKELHGKYQRALTAYKKYKKKSIHVVERLKDKVEILEAKNVEIELEKKALQACVPQDMYSKLKKQWKDLQRRHNEYKKVLLSSVFPVTIGDMSFANVTMPADLTFLPGNISYTEQERKHQEDLRLLKQRLDRVDDNQRKQLDELQEIASSTFRGTFPDLDEKIGERIVEEKIVETETVIEHERIVKDVSVEEHLEESMEKADPEKSS
- the LOC105327437 gene encoding centrosomal protein of 83 kDa isoform X1, with the translated sequence MDDDRDLVQDTDSVKMASTSFQGSSGRNVTGLPPVAPNLASSLPQLTSETELQKLLADERMRSQMHKTNYEQLKEEHKRLQDEFGHLEEEIKRTVEESKIVQEKYKTMYEQARRELGEKSAQLEEIRTSVVTPQRLEIIRTQATEEISKMYKERFHKQEQEVEEYRMLCNQLKHTLAFTQSEYETQKAEYQRIVEEYKLSAEAEVTNLRKERETTITKVREESSQDAERVRILQKENAQLLLKLKTLTLELEEIHAQREKQGFETDNITRVQGKQITELSATIKSLETERESLRHQLDQLQRDLALTGDTHNKLTGQIHDLEKENAICRGKVEEITHKNKVDLTNLKMEMLKQRGELERERDKLLNVVDDLQTKLEISKHKSDQQARALVEKERDAVRRVQAAREEEFVKLTKVESEKLALETKLQEMDRRKIDQEAYKHAEKEKMEDRIRATNDAKEAAERELLVLKSKVDHHNSLQNQLERERSENSDLKSKISRLETEVNAYLGNEHDMTDDNLRLRNQVELLKEEIKLTKSQLKKVQDNHDIILMQQKSAFTEEKAQVDHRLQELHGQLKELHGKYQRALTAYKKYKKKSIHVVERLKDKVEILEAKNVEIELEKKALQACVPQDMYSKLKKQWKDLQRRHNEYKKVLLSSVFPVTIGDMSFANVTMPADLTFLPGNISYTEQERKHQEDLRLLKQRLDRVDDNQRKQLDELQEIASSTFRGTFPDLDEKIGERIVEEKIVETETVIEHERIVKDVSVEEHLEESMEKADPEKSS